One genomic region from Ammospiza nelsoni isolate bAmmNel1 chromosome 13, bAmmNel1.pri, whole genome shotgun sequence encodes:
- the LOC132079165 gene encoding metallothionein-1 produces the protein MDSQDCPCATGGTCTCGDNCKCKNCKCTSCKKGCCSCCPAGCAKCAQGCVCKGPPSAKCSCCK, from the exons ATGGACTCCCAGGATTGCCCTTGTGCCACAG GTGGCACCTGCACCTGCGGGGACAACTGTAAATGCAAAAACTGCAAATGTACATCGTGCAAAAAAG gctgctgctcctgctgcccagctggaTGTGCCAAGTGTGCACAGGGCTGCGTCTGCAAGGGGCCCCCCTCCGccaagtgcagctgctgcaaatAG